Genomic window (Myxococcales bacterium):
AGCCCATGTCTCGTGTCCAGGTCCTGCCGTCCGAGAGTTCCAGGTCCTCTGACCCACCGGCGTTCACCCGGTACGGGCTCAGCACAGGGATTTCCTCGTGTAGGGTCGGATCGTTTGGATAGACGTCGACGTTGTCCCCGTAACCGTCGCCGTCGCTGTCCAACCACTCCGTTGAGTCGTTCGGGAACGCGTCGCTGTTGTCCCCGTAACCGTCACCGTCGGAGTCTGCCCATTCGCTGGAATCATTGGGGAAGGCGTCGGCGTTGTCCCCGACGCCATCTGCATCTGTATCGACGGATTCGTTCGGGTCGTCGGGAAAGGCATCGCTGTCGTCGGGTGTGCCGTCGTTGTCGCGGTCGGGGGGCGGCGGCGGGGCAAAAGTTTTTTCATTCGAGCGATACGACTCGACGTTGTCGTCGTCGTACGCCGTGACCGTGATATAGACCGTCGCCTCGTCCGCGATGGTGAGCGTGGTGAAGTACTCCCCGGCTTGATTGGGTCCCGCCTCCGCGAGCGTGAGGTCTTCGACCAGGCTGCCTGTAGCGCCCGGGCTCGTGCTCGAATAGATGCGAAAGCCGGCGAGGCCAGTGTCCGCATGGGTCCAGCGAGCAGTCTCTGTTCGCGCCTGGGCGACCGACCCCCATCCCAACGAGATTACGAGAATCGCCGAGAGCAAAGCGAATTCGAATCGCCGTACGGCGCTGCGATTCCGGAAATTCGTATGAAACATCGTTGATCTCAATGCGGAACTCAATGCTGACCTCAATCGGACCGGTCGACGAACTGACAATCGACCTGGGTGGAGCATGGGGTTTATGTCCTCTTGCGCTTGGTTATCGGCGGCTGCGGACCCTCCACTGTGACCCCGGTCACCGGTCCACCTGCGTCTGGCGCGCCAATGCCTTTCCGGTCCCCCAGACTGTATCGGGAGAACACCCCAGCACCTAGGTTTTTCGGGTACTTGGCGGGAAAACTGCCTGCGCGTAGAGGGACAACTCCAGCGCCAGGTATTCCAGTCGCCGACCCGAGATTCGCGGGTTTTCTACTGGGTCGCGGGTGCGAAAGGCGATCCTCAGGCAACCCCGTCCAGGCAGCGCTGGAGACGTCCATAGAGGTGAATCCTCAAGCCTTCGAGGGTGGCGTAGCCCACCAACGCGAAGATGCTCGAACTCAACGCAAGGGCGAGTGCACTCAGGTGCAGGGAATCGTTCGCCACATGCATCGAAACGAATAACACCATGAGGCCGATCGTGGTTCCCACAAACCCGATCGGGGGCAGGATATTTGCGTACATCGCGATGGGGTCGGCATAGCGGGACACATATTCGTTCATCACATACTGGCGGGAAGCATCCCGAATGAATGCACTCGAATAGGGAGCGTCGCTCTCACGCTGGGATTCCGACTCGACGCGATCCAGCAGCAACCCGAGTGCCTGGGGATCTACCCCGGGCGCCCCGGTGCGCTGCCGTTCGAGTTCATGCTCCGTCACAGGGCGAGTCGCGATGCGCCCGCGAAAGAAAAGACTCATCCCCCGTGACAGGGGAACCCAGAGCACCAACAGCGACGCGAGGCTCGCCATGCCCGCCAATAGCCATTCGTTCGTCATGGTAAAAATCTCCATTGTTCAAACCCTCGATTACAATGAGCGCCGCGCAATGCGCAGATCTCGAATTCCGTGTGCCAATGTCTGGGTCTCACCAATCGGGTACTCGATCAACAGACTCTCGTGGTCGCGGAAGCGACCCGACAGGGTATCGATCACTTCCGTGAGTCCTGCTGATTCTTCGATCGCCACAAACAGCGCAGCTTTGGCGAACAGTAAATTGGCCTTGAGCAGTCGCAGGTCGGTGTTCCAGCCCTGGCCTTTGGTCACAAACAGCGGATCGACATGTCGATCGATGAACGGGCGGACGAACGCCTCGAGTTGCAGAGCGTCCCTGCGCTTGAGTTGTCGGGTGTTGATCTCGTAGCCTCGGTAGAGGTGGACGAGATCGGCGTGCACTCGACGCATGCGCAGTTTCTTCTGGGCGAGCGCCGCGCCGCCCAGGAAGACGCGAGGCTCGATGATCCCGGGCAGAGAAGCTTCGGGAGCCGAGCGGCCGATGAGCTTGGCAAAGTCGAATTGCAACGATGCGCAACCCGAAGCGCCGAGCACGGGCGCAAGGGCTAGCGCCACGATCCATGCAGGGCTCTTGCGGACTCGCTCGGGTTGTTCTTGATTGAACTGTGGATCGAACTGTCGCTTGAATGGTCTGCGCGTCCAGATTTTCATCAGGGTTGTCTCCTGTCATATGCGGGGCCGCGGAGACTGCTGGTGCTTGCGCGATGGGACGCACGGCGGCGGTGTGGGTCGCGGGCCAGACTTCCTGCACGAAGCCGAGCGCCGTGAGAAAATCTTCGGAACGCGAATCGCGATGGGGCGCCAACAACGGCTTTGCGCCCGACCGATCATGCAGCTCTGCGAGCGCCAGCTTGAGCTCGCGGGATGCGATCCGCACTTCGTCGGCCGGTTGGCCGCTGACCAATGAGAACGCCGCCAGATCTTCCACCGCGCGCCGCGGATGGACTCGCAATTGCCATAGAGCTTCGGACCCGAGCTGCAGCGAGTCCGTATTCGATCGCTGGATCTCCGGAAGTTCCATCGCCGCGAGGTCCGGTGCC
Coding sequences:
- a CDS encoding MotA/TolQ/ExbB proton channel family protein, with translation MTNEWLLAGMASLASLLVLWVPLSRGMSLFFRGRIATRPVTEHELERQRTGAPGVDPQALGLLLDRVESESQRESDAPYSSAFIRDASRQYVMNEYVSRYADPIAMYANILPPIGFVGTTIGLMVLFVSMHVANDSLHLSALALALSSSIFALVGYATLEGLRIHLYGRLQRCLDGVA